The DNA region GTCATATGGAATTACTCTTCTTGTGACCATAGTATTTGATTCattctatgttttatgtttcAGTTATCTTCACATAAATCAGGCCCAACGGTTACATTCAACTTGAAAAGACCTGATGGCTCTTGGTTTGGTTACTTGGAGGTGGAAAAGCTTGCTTCTTTATCTGGAATTCAGTTACGGGTATGTTTTGGAAACACAGTTTTATTCTCTTTGAATTCTTCCACCCCAAAGAAAAGAAGTTATGTAAGTAAGATTAGGGGCTTGCACTCGCTGGCAAGGGGTAATCTTGCATTAGGTCATTTGACGCTGATATTTCATCTGTCATTATACTTCATTTTGGTGTAGACAGGATGTTTTTGCAATCCTGGCGCATGTGCAAAGTATCTCGACTTATCTCATTCTGATCTATTGTCTAATGTAGAGGTATaattgttcatatttttttgctGGCCCTGATTTTTTAGCAGATCTGGTATTATATAGTTGACCATGACATCCTTTTAATTTAAACTAGGCTGGCCATATTTGCTGGGATGATAATGATGTGATAAATGGAAAACCAACAGGGGCTGTTAGGGTTTCGTTTGGTTATATGTCAACCTTGAAGAGGCCAAGGTATGTATGTTCCTTTATTTAGATTTTTCCCAAATCCATGTATCGGAAGTTGTCGTAAACAAAGCTCTTTTTTTCggctgttttttttgttgcggCCACCTAATTTAAAGTGTATACTTCATTCACAGAAATTTGTTGATTTCATCATAAGTTCATTTGTTTCACCTCCCAAGAAGATTGGGAATGGAAATGTCAGTGGAAGGTTTCCTCAACTTCCTAGTGAAGGTACTTTCTTTGAAATCTTTTATGGTGCTTTGTTCCTAGTAACACTAGCTGTTATTGATTCCACCACTCATTCTCTGGGATGTGACTTTATTAAAAGTCCCCATCTTCACATGCTACCTTTCCGTAATTTTTGGTAATAGATGCTTCTGTTTAGCCACACAAATAAAGTGCATGGAGCTAGTCGTTACTTCGTATAATCTTTGGGAAACCACGAGACATAACTTGCTAGTTGCTAGATAGCAAATATTTCATATAGTACAAATGACGTCTTAATTCTGTGGATCTCCGCGTTTTGTTGATTTGCAGAACTTGAAAGTGAAGTATCTTTTCCAAGCCACTACCTTGAGTCAATTACTATATACCCAATCAAGTCATGTGCTGGTTTTTCTGTGATGCGATGGCCACTTTGCAGAACAGGTATTTCATTTAACTTGCTTGGTTACTCCAAATCGGTGCTGCTGTTTGTGCAGGTATTAGTGGTTGGGCTGATTTCTTTGGCACTTATGCAtaacttgtgtttattttttgaaacatAAAAGGCCTGCTGCATGATCGAGAATGGATGGTTCAGGGTCTGACAGGCGATATTCTTACCCAAAAGAAGGTAATAAAGCATCTTCTAGCTCGAATCTTTTTATGTACTTATCACGAAATTTTTGATTCGCTTGGGAATGGCTTCTAGGTACCTGAGATGTCTCTTATAAGAACCTTTATCGACCTTGAGGAAGGGCTACTGTCTGTAGAATCCTCTCGCTGCAAAGACAAGTTGCACATAAAAATCAAGTCTGATTCACATGCCAACATGTATGCATTGCTCCGTATCATGTGATGTCTTACATCAGCTGCttgtaatatatttgattttgtgttgcaGACTTGACAACCTTAACGAGGAAACGAGAATCAATAGTTGGTTCACCAATGCCATTGGTCGACAATGCAAGTTGCTACGGTATTCTAGCTCTACTTCAAAACACTGCTTGAACAGAAACAAGAGTCCTGGTTTGTGCAGAGATTTGGAAAGCAATATCAACTTTGCTAATGAAGCTCAGTTCTTGTTAATCTCCGAGGAGAGTGTTGCTGACCTAAACAGAAGATTGGAAGCAAGTACGTTTCCATCACCTTTTAATCTTACATCTTGTTCCTTTTCGCTCGATTAAAACTGATTTGGTTGCAGAAAACGAGGATTACAAACGGGCTCATGAGAAACTCATTCCATATAGATTCAGACCAAATCTGGTTATATCTGGAGGTGAACCATACGCTGAAGATAAATGGAGAACTATCAAGATAGGTGACAATCATTTCACAGTAAGTCCATGGACCCACACAAGATTCGTAATCATATGTATAAACGTCATGGTtcgctgtttttttttaaagttcatttCTTTCGATGCAGTCGTTGGGCGGTTGTAACCGGTGCCAGATGATAAACATAAGTAATGAGGCTGGACTAGTAAAGAAATCCAATGAGCCCTTGACAACTTTAGCTTCATATAGGAGAGTAAAGGTTCAACATTCTGAAACCAAGCTTTTCCATTAATAAAAGGGCATTTGATCATCCCTTGTTTATGAAGAGTAACATATCTTGGTGTTTGGAATTCTTCTGAGATACGAGATTGATGAGAAAACACAATGTTGGATTGGAGTTGGGGATGAAGTAAATCCAGATATTGAATAGGTTCAAGCTCGTGTGTATTACTAAACATAAGGAGAAGCATCAAGCATATGAGAAAAAGTCTGTACACCATTGTATTACTCTTTCAAgtttgtagagaaaaaaaaaacaaattctggaTAATATAGCTCAGAGCCTCAGACATTAAAGTCTTGAGTATACCAAATACTGTAGTgagaaaatcaaacattatGTAATACCCCTGTAATAGAAAAGGAATAATACAAAAGGTTACATTTTTACACATTTGAGAGACACtaaattaggtttttctttACCCGCTGCCTCCTCCGGCTGTGTCGGTGGTGAAAAAGCGTCCAAAAGTAAGAAAGACTCAGACTTTAGCTAGCTACTGAAACCCGCTCTAAACAGTAAGATGATGAGGAGAGGTCGCGGTCGCGGTCGTGGCGGCGGAGGGGGTGGTATGGGCGGAGGGATAAATCGTAGATATCTGAGTCAAGTTATTGATTCATGCGGGAAGGATTTAACAACGGCGGAGGATATCGCTGATGATCTCCGTTCAAGGTACGGTAACTTTGCCCGGTTGACTAGGCAAGTGCTTCTGCTCAACGTAAGACAAATCCTTAATGCCAGAAACAACAAAGCcgaagaggaagatgataaCAACAATGAAGAAGCTGCTGCTGCTAAGAGGAAGAAATTTTCATCTTCTCCgacttcttcttcgacttctgAGGACGAGGACGCTGTTTACAGCAAGAAGCTGAGTCCGCCGCGGTTTGATTTGATCAATAACAGTCTACGAGATAACTACTCCAAGTTGAACAACTCTTCAAAGAAACCAGTTGAGTCGCCTGTGAAAATTAATGTCGAAGTTGAGACTGTAAGCAACAAAGGTAGAAGCAAGATGGCTACTATGGGGTTGAGAAAAGAGGCTAAGGGCTCTCGTTCTGTAAGTGGAACTACTGGTAATGGTGATTTGGAAGTGGTGGATGATAAAGGACCTACCTTTAAAGATTTTGGTGGGATAAAGAAAGTGTTGGATGAACTGGAGATGAATGTTTTGTTTCCGATTCTCAATCCTGAACCGTTTAAGAAAATCGGAGTTAAGCCACCGAGTGGGATTCTTTTTCATGGACCACCTGGCTGTGGAAAGACCAAGCTGGCCAATGCCATAGCCAATGAAGTTGGTGTTCCGTTTTATAAGATTTCAGCTACAGATGTGGTTTGTGGTGTCTCTGGGGCTTCAGAAGAGAATATTAGAGAGCTATTCTCTAAAGCATATAGGACTGCGCCTTCCATTGTGTTTATCGATGAGATTGATGCAATTGGATCAAAGAGGGAAAATCAGCAAAGGGAGATGGAGAAGCGGATTGTAACGCAATTATTGACTTGTATGGATGGACCTGATAACAAAGGTCCTGAGGCTAGTGCTGGATTTGTTCTCGTTATTGGAGCTACAAATAGGCCTGATGCTCTTGATCCTGCTTTGAGGAGAAGTGGAAGATTTGATTGTGAGATTGCTCTGAGTGTTCCAGATGAAGATGCAAGGGCTGAGATACTCTCGGTTGTAGCCCAAAAACTTAGACTAGAAGGGCCCTTTGACAAGAAAACAATAGCTCGTCTAACACCGGGTTTTGTTGGAGCCGATTTGGAAGGTGTTGCTAACATGGCTGGCAGGATAGCCACAAAGAGAATCTTGGATTCAAGAAAATCTCAACTGTCTGCAAACGGTGAAGATGATAATTCTTGGCTAAGGCATCCCTGGCCAGAAGAAGAGTTGGACAAACTTTTTGTCAAAATGTCTGATTTCGAGGTATGTTAATTGCAGGGGTGATATGAGTCTACTTTTATGTACTTCAATGGTTACAAATTCTTGTTCTCTGTTATCTACCAGGAAGCAGTGAATCTAGTTCAGGCATCTTTAACAAGAGAAGGATTCTCTATCGTGCCTGATGTCAAGTGGGATGATGTTGGTGGACTTGAGCATCTACGACTTGAATTCAACCGTTATATAGTCAGACCTATCAAAAAGCCTGATATTTATAAGGTACTAACACACGTCACTTGGCACTGTTATATAGACTAGAATACTTGCTTGTCACTTGAGGTCTGAATGTGTCGCTTTGGATCTATTTAGGCTTTTGGGGTAAGCTTAGAGACAGGATTTTTGCTCTATGGACCACCGGGATGTGGGAAGACATTGATTGCCAAGGCAGTTGCTAACGAGGCAGGAGCTAATTTCATGCACATCAAGGGTGCAGAACTTCTAAACAAGTACGTTGGAGAAAGCGAGCTTGCTATTCGGACATTGTTTCAGCGCGCCCGGACATGCTCGCCATGTGTAATCTTCTTTGACGAGGTGGATGCTCTGACAACAAGCCGTGGCAAAGAAGGTGCCTGGGTTGTTGAACGGCTTTTGAACCAGTTTCTTGTTGAGCTGGACGGTGGAGAGAGACGTAATGTATACGTAGTGGGAGCTACAAACAGGCCAGATGTAATCGATCCAGCTTTCTTGAGACCCGGTAGGTTTGGGAATCTACTTTACGTACCCCTCCCTAACGCGGATCAGCGTGCTTCGATTCTTAAAGCTATAACAAGGAAGAAGCCCATAGATCCTAGCGTTGATCTGGATGGTATTGCAAAGATGAGATGTGAAGGTTTCAGCGGAGCTGATCTTGCTCACTTGGTGCAAAAGGCTACATTCCTGGCAGTGGAGGAAATAACAAGCACctgtgaagatgatgatgaagatgttacAGATTTAACAAAGTGTACCATCAAGATGACTAATTTCGAGCAAGCCTTGTCCTTAGTATCACCATCTGTGAACAAACAGCAACGAAGACACTACGAGGAACTCTCAAAAAAGCTCCAAGAAAGCATTGGAAGGAAAGCATAGGAAGGAAGGATCATCTTTTTGGCCTACACTTGTTAAACTCTCTTTTGCTCATAAGAATGTCTTCAAAATCCCATTTTTCCGACTACTCGtaacaaattaacaattatttatttgagatatatatataagaaaggttttgttttgttacaatGTTTCTATTTTAGGTTTTGTTACAAtgtttctattttgttttggcCTGATACACACAACAAAGGTTTTGGACTTCGGTATActtttgataaattttgtaaaGCCAAGATAATAATGCGGAAAACGGCATCGTTTtctcttaaaataaataagacaCGTGCTCTTACTTGGCCTTGGTCCTCTCCATTATTTTTACAGCGAGAATAATATTCTTTGGAGCTTTTTAACCTTTGAAGACTCCGACTCCGACTCCGACTCCGACTCAGGCTCAGGCTCAGGCTCGGAGGTGTTCAGTCTGATCTGCGATTCTTATCTTTGTGTTGTCCTTGCGTAATTGGTAGATCTCTTGGATGTTAGACTCTCAATTTTGATTTTACGTTCTGAGTTTTCGATAATCTGATCGAATCTGGTTATCGTAGGATTAGATTGTTAAGGAATCTGAATGTTATATGCTTTTCTAAAAGCTAGTTCCATCGTTGACAACGAGATTCTCTAGTTTCCACAAGTTCCAATTAGATAGAAAacgatttgttttgtttttgatatgtaaaactttctttctttctttctttcactgGAATGAATGATCCTTCATACGGCCTAATCCTATTTTTTATCTTCTGCTTTTGGTAGTCTGATTCGTATTTTTCGTGTGTAGATTGCGTAGTTGTTGTTCTGCCCAGATGGCAGTCCGCTACTGGACAGCCCTGTTTTTAGTGTTGCCATGCCTTTTCACTTTTTCTACTGCTAGTGCTGGCGATGCTGATCCAAGTTACAGGTATTATAAGTTAATTA from Camelina sativa cultivar DH55 chromosome 3, Cs, whole genome shotgun sequence includes:
- the LOC104775740 gene encoding cell division control protein 48 homolog C-like; protein product: MMRRGRGRGRGGGGGGMGGGINRRYLSQVIDSCGKDLTTAEDIADDLRSRYGNFARLTRQVLLLNVRQILNARNNKAEEEDDNNNEEAAAAKRKKFSSSPTSSSTSEDEDAVYSKKLSPPRFDLINNSLRDNYSKLNNSSKKPVESPVKINVEVETVSNKGRSKMATMGLRKEAKGSRSVSGTTGNGDLEVVDDKGPTFKDFGGIKKVLDELEMNVLFPILNPEPFKKIGVKPPSGILFHGPPGCGKTKLANAIANEVGVPFYKISATDVVCGVSGASEENIRELFSKAYRTAPSIVFIDEIDAIGSKRENQQREMEKRIVTQLLTCMDGPDNKGPEASAGFVLVIGATNRPDALDPALRRSGRFDCEIALSVPDEDARAEILSVVAQKLRLEGPFDKKTIARLTPGFVGADLEGVANMAGRIATKRILDSRKSQLSANGEDDNSWLRHPWPEEELDKLFVKMSDFEEAVNLVQASLTREGFSIVPDVKWDDVGGLEHLRLEFNRYIVRPIKKPDIYKAFGVSLETGFLLYGPPGCGKTLIAKAVANEAGANFMHIKGAELLNKYVGESELAIRTLFQRARTCSPCVIFFDEVDALTTSRGKEGAWVVERLLNQFLVELDGGERRNVYVVGATNRPDVIDPAFLRPGRFGNLLYVPLPNADQRASILKAITRKKPIDPSVDLDGIAKMRCEGFSGADLAHLVQKATFLAVEEITSTCEDDDEDVTDLTKCTIKMTNFEQALSLVSPSVNKQQRRHYEELSKKLQESIGRKA